The sequence below is a genomic window from Streptomyces sp. NBC_00582.
ACACGCCGTCGCAGCCCTCGGTCCCCGGCGACACCCCCGCCTCGCCGATCGCCCCCGTGCACGCGGGCGGTGGCGGTACCGCGCCGCTCGCCGCCGTCGACGAGGCCCGCGTCGAGGGCCCCGGAACGGCGCAGACCGTCACCGGTCTGGTGCTGGCGGGCGTGGCCGCGGCCGTCGTGGTGTACCGGGGCGCCCGCGGTGCCCGGGCCGCCCGGGGCGGCCGCCGGAGCCGCGGGACGGGCTGAGCCATGTCCGACTCCGAACGCTCCTCCGGCCGGCTGGTCACCGGAGTGGCCTGGGCGGTCCTGCTGCTCGGGCTGTGGCTGTGGGGACGCGAGGTGACCGACGTACGGCCGGGGGCGTCCGCGCCGACCACGGGTGACGTGGCCGCCGTGGGCCGCCCGGCGGCAACCGACCTGCCGCCCGCCGCCACGCCGCTCACGGCCGCGCTGCCGCAGCGCATCGACATCCCCGAACTGGGCGTCCAGGCCCCGGTCGTCGCCCGCGGCCTGGACGCCCGGGGCGGGATCGATCCGCCGCCGTTCGACCAGGCGGGGGTCGTCGGCTGGTACGCGGCCGGCGCGAAACCAGGCGCCAGGGGCACCGCCCTGATGGTCGGGCACGTCGACACCGAGACCCGCCCCGCCGTCTTCTACAAGCTGAGCACCATGCGGGCGGGCGAGACGATCCGGGTGGTCCGCGACGACGGCAGGGTCGCCGAGTTCACCGTCGACGGCGTCGAGGTCGTCCAGCGCGCCGACTTCGACGCCCGCGAGGCCTACGGCACCCGGCGGGCGGACCGCGCCGAACTCCGTCTGATCACCTGCGGCGGCACCTTCGACCGGGTGAGCCGCAGCTATACGGCGAACGTGATCGTGTCGGCGTATCTGACGGGCCGCACCTGACCACGAGGCCCACACGAGGGG
It includes:
- a CDS encoding class F sortase, which translates into the protein MSDSERSSGRLVTGVAWAVLLLGLWLWGREVTDVRPGASAPTTGDVAAVGRPAATDLPPAATPLTAALPQRIDIPELGVQAPVVARGLDARGGIDPPPFDQAGVVGWYAAGAKPGARGTALMVGHVDTETRPAVFYKLSTMRAGETIRVVRDDGRVAEFTVDGVEVVQRADFDAREAYGTRRADRAELRLITCGGTFDRVSRSYTANVIVSAYLTGRT